The Metopolophium dirhodum isolate CAU chromosome 4, ASM1992520v1, whole genome shotgun sequence DNA window aataagtataatttaataataaatatataatacctacatattatattaaatgttaattagtaaatagagtgcaaataaaatgtttcatattgtattaaattatacaagttattaatattattttaagtactttTACACACTTTTTACAgtattaactaataacaattaatttaattaatacatgtatttataaccaatattgtcaatttattaaaaacttggtttggcattaaattaaattattaatttgtagtttttaatGGCATGaatcattttttagaaatatttttaggaatcaaaaataatatataaaaataaagaagtaaatataacaattattgaaataaaaaataaaattagaattcTTGTTTTAGGTATTATCTGAACTTGAAGACATAATcctttatttttgttgtaaaaatttcaacaaacttaaataaataaaataaaagaagatTTCAAAAAGAtaccaaaaatacaaatataactgTAATATGGTCTAaagatgaaaaatgtatcaaaataaatattcacacAAAATATGCAAGTAATTTCTATCAAACTGCAAAAAGTACCTActaactatgaaaaaaaatgtaattgaataaaaatttgcCCTATTAAAGTATCCATAAATATcacacataatacatatacttaCTTCATCAAGTTGTTCCTTTGACAAAGCAGCTGACATACAAAAACGAATTCTTCCTTCAAGTAATGGAGTAGCTGGAAAACCAACACCAACCGTagctatattaaatttattgaactcTCTAACTGTTGCACTGaaagaaataagaataataggacagttctttataaaaaatattaatattataggtacttacccaACTTTAGATATCATATACACCAACATAGGAATAACAGGAGAGTTGTCATTGCCATATACTACACAACCCAAGGCCTTAAGTTTCCTTCTGAAATATTTGACATTACTTGCTAGTTGGATAATTCGTTTTCTACCCTCTTCTCCGTGTTTTCTTCCCATTATCATCGACATAGATGTTATGATTGCTTGAGCTACAGGAGGTGCCATAGATGTGGCGTAACATGAAGCATGACTATTTACTCTTAAATAGTCAATTAAATCCTTTAATAGCCAACAGgacaataattaaaagttaatttgaacataaaacattgttatattttttaatgaaaattatattttatatatactttgCTGCCAGCTATATACCCTCCAGCTGAACCAAATGATTTACTAAATGTGCCCATTAATATATCAACATCTTTTGCACTGCAGTTATAATAATCGAATATACCTCGGCCATTTGGTCCTAAGGCTCCAATACTATGagcttcatcaacatataaatacacctaaaatgttttgtttcttCTAATTATTGcaaataacaatgtaatattataatatggttatccATAATCaagataattgataaatactttgtatttttttttaatagcaattATATCTGGAAGGTTTGTAATTGATCCTTCCATGCTAAAAATGCCTTcagttacaataaatattttttcccaaGGTTTTTGGGTTTTCGGTCGAccagaaacaatattttgtcgTATTAACTGTTCTAAAtgtattatatctaaaaaataggtaaattataatatggttattggctataaatagattttaagaagatttaaataaagtataaatcttGAAATGTATAAAGATTTTGtcatgttttgtattttaaaacttagAACTGTTAAAGTCATGCTTAAATAGAAACCaaatcaaaatatacgttttgatctaatatattaaataaaatattttgatatttaaattaggtacttaaattatttgttttataaatatttaataaaccatTACCATTATGCTTATATACTACAGATGTGGCTCCTGACAGTCGTATCCCCAAAATAATAGACGCATGATTATATTCATCACTTAGTACTAAGCATTCAGAATTTATGATGGAAGGTAAATTCAGAGAATTAGTGGCAAATCCCATACCAAATACTATAGCATCCTCAACACCTAAGAATGCAGCTGTTAGTTGTTCGAGCTCTAAATGAATATTGTTGGTTCCAAGTTCCT harbors:
- the LOC132943718 gene encoding serine palmitoyltransferase 2-like translates to MASVNKSYLDDPKLKGSIEKKITHDILDNVEESYEKRPLYTSVMACLGFYFLIFIGLINHIVFTPKVATEKNRKGYPPLYNKFDSIYLRYVFRRVKDCFNRVVCGVPGAKIDIINRVTHDSRWSFELLDSKSTLLNLGSYNYLGFAQSEGPCADDTKDIIKKYGWAVSSSRQELGTNNIHLELEQLTAAFLGVEDAIVFGMGFATNSLNLPSIINSECLVLSDEYNHASIILGIRLSGATSVVYKHNDIIHLEQLIRQNIVSGRPKTQKPWEKIFIVTEGIFSMEGSITNLPDIIAIKKKYKVYLYVDEAHSIGALGPNGRGIFDYYNCSAKDVDILMGTFSKSFGSAGGYIAGSKDLIDYLRVNSHASCYATSMAPPVAQAIITSMSMIMGRKHGEEGRKRIIQLASNVKYFRRKLKALGCVVYGNDNSPVIPMLVYMISKVGATVREFNKFNIATVGVGFPATPLLEGRIRFCMSAALSKEQLDEVLVATEKIINKLGLCYSKKTISNEEILYENPY